In Oscillospiraceae bacterium, one DNA window encodes the following:
- a CDS encoding FAD-dependent oxidoreductase encodes MFDLIVLGGGPAGYLAAERAGAAGMTVCLFEKRALGGVCLNEGCIPSKTLLHAAKLYDYTKTDKYGVTVPRADYDHAAVIARKNRVVRANVAGIEAKLKKHGVTVVREAAALEARAEGGFRVGGRIGRQVLIATGSEPIRPPVEGIERALTNREILDLETVPKTLAVIGGGIIGLEMASVFNSIGTKVTVYEMLDKIAGPTDREISEMLQKIYEKKGVSFALGARVRSIDALGAEVTLCSVGRRAVTEGVGLETLGVATERGAVATDEQMRTNVPGVYAAGDCNGKSMLAHTAYREAEVAVNTMLGRRDRMEYGAIPSVLYTNPEAAGCGETLETARAKGYEAREVKLSMRYSGRFVAENEGADGLCKLVLLGQRLLGVHMLGNPCSEIISTVSLAMGREVPIEALKKVIFPHPTVGEILRETLFEA; translated from the coding sequence ATGTTTGATTTGATCGTGTTGGGGGGCGGACCGGCGGGGTATCTTGCGGCGGAGCGTGCGGGCGCCGCGGGGATGACGGTCTGCCTGTTTGAAAAGCGGGCGCTCGGCGGGGTGTGTCTCAACGAGGGATGTATCCCATCCAAGACATTGCTCCACGCCGCGAAACTCTACGATTACACAAAGACGGACAAATACGGTGTCACGGTACCGCGAGCCGACTACGATCACGCCGCGGTTATCGCCCGAAAAAATCGGGTGGTGAGAGCCAACGTGGCGGGCATCGAGGCGAAACTGAAGAAACATGGCGTGACCGTGGTGCGTGAGGCGGCGGCGCTGGAGGCGCGCGCGGAGGGCGGCTTTCGCGTGGGCGGCCGCATTGGACGGCAGGTGCTCATCGCGACCGGCTCGGAACCGATACGGCCACCGGTCGAGGGCATCGAACGGGCGCTGACGAACCGTGAGATCCTCGACTTAGAGACCGTGCCGAAGACGCTGGCCGTCATCGGCGGGGGCATCATTGGGCTCGAAATGGCCAGCGTGTTCAATTCCATCGGGACAAAGGTCACGGTGTACGAGATGCTAGACAAGATCGCCGGACCGACGGACCGGGAGATCTCTGAGATGCTGCAGAAGATCTATGAGAAAAAGGGCGTGTCCTTTGCCTTGGGGGCGCGCGTGCGGTCCATCGACGCGCTGGGGGCCGAGGTGACGCTGTGCAGCGTGGGCCGGCGCGCCGTTACGGAAGGCGTCGGTCTTGAGACGCTGGGTGTGGCGACGGAGCGCGGCGCAGTGGCAACAGACGAGCAGATGCGGACCAATGTCCCCGGCGTGTACGCCGCAGGGGACTGCAACGGCAAGTCCATGCTGGCGCACACGGCGTATCGGGAGGCCGAGGTGGCGGTAAACACGATGCTGGGGCGCCGGGACAGGATGGAGTACGGAGCGATTCCCTCGGTGCTGTACACAAATCCGGAGGCGGCGGGTTGCGGCGAGACGCTGGAGACGGCGCGGGCCAAGGGTTACGAGGCCCGAGAGGTGAAGCTGTCGATGCGTTATTCGGGACGCTTTGTAGCGGAAAACGAGGGAGCAGACGGGCTCTGCAAATTGGTGCTGCTGGGGCAGCGGCTGCTGGGCGTACATATGCTGGGCAATCCGTGCTCCGAGATTATCTCCACAGTTTCGCTGGCGATGGGGCGCGAAGTACCTATCGAGGCGCTCAAAAAAGTCATCTTTCCCCACCCCACAGTGGGCGAGATTTTGCGCGAAACGCTGTTCGAAGCCTGA